The Paraburkholderia sp. SOS3 genome includes a region encoding these proteins:
- the pheS gene encoding phenylalanine--tRNA ligase subunit alpha, with product MDLDQIVADAQSAFERATDVTTLENEKARFLGKSGALTELLKGLGKLEPEARKTEGARINVAKQQVEAALTARRQALADALLNQRLAAEAIDVTLPGRGLAAGSLHPVMQTWERVEQIFGSIGFDVADGPEIETDWFNFTALNSPENHPARSMQDTFYVDGKDADGRPLLLRTHTSPMQVRYARTHTPPIKVIVPGRTYRVDSDATHSPMFNQVEGLWIEENISFADLKGVYSDFLKKFFERDDIQVRFRPSYFPFTEPSAEIDMMFENGKNAGRWLEISGSGQVHPTVVRNMGLDPERYIGFAFGSGLERLTMLRYGVQDLRLFFEGDLRFLRQFA from the coding sequence ATGGACCTGGATCAAATCGTTGCCGATGCGCAAAGCGCTTTCGAACGCGCCACCGACGTCACCACGCTCGAAAACGAAAAAGCGCGTTTTCTCGGCAAATCGGGCGCGCTCACCGAACTGCTCAAGGGGCTGGGCAAGCTCGAGCCCGAAGCGCGCAAAACGGAAGGCGCGCGCATCAACGTCGCGAAACAGCAGGTCGAAGCGGCGCTCACTGCACGCCGTCAGGCGCTTGCCGATGCGCTTCTGAACCAGCGTCTCGCGGCCGAGGCGATCGACGTGACGCTGCCGGGCCGCGGTCTTGCCGCGGGCAGCCTGCACCCCGTGATGCAGACATGGGAGCGCGTCGAGCAGATTTTCGGCTCCATCGGCTTCGACGTCGCCGACGGCCCGGAGATCGAAACCGACTGGTTCAACTTCACCGCATTGAACAGCCCCGAGAACCATCCGGCGCGTTCGATGCAAGACACGTTTTACGTCGACGGCAAAGATGCCGACGGCCGTCCGCTGTTGTTGCGCACGCATACGAGCCCGATGCAGGTTCGCTACGCGCGCACGCATACGCCGCCGATCAAGGTGATCGTGCCGGGCCGCACCTATCGCGTCGACAGCGATGCGACGCATTCGCCGATGTTCAACCAGGTCGAAGGCCTGTGGATCGAAGAGAACATCAGCTTTGCGGATCTGAAGGGCGTGTATAGCGATTTCCTCAAGAAATTCTTCGAGCGCGACGATATTCAGGTGCGCTTTCGCCCGTCGTACTTCCCGTTCACCGAGCCGTCTGCCGAAATCGACATGATGTTCGAGAACGGCAAGAACGCGGGTCGCTGGCTTGAGATCTCAGGCTCGGGCCAGGTTCACCCGACGGTCGTGCGCAACATGGGCCTCGATCCGGAGCGCTACATCGGCTTTGCTTTCGGCAGCGGCCTCGAGCGTCTGACGATGCTGCGCTACGGTGTGCAGGATCTGCGTCTCTTCTTCGAAGGCGATCTGCGCTTTTTGCGACAGTTCGCATGA
- the rpmI gene encoding 50S ribosomal protein L35, with protein MPKMKTKKSAAKRFKVRPGGTVKRGQAFKRHILTKKTTKNKRHLRGSAAVHETNMDSVRAMLPFA; from the coding sequence ATGCCTAAGATGAAGACGAAGAAGAGCGCTGCAAAGCGCTTCAAGGTGCGTCCGGGCGGGACCGTCAAGCGCGGTCAAGCTTTCAAACGCCACATCCTGACCAAGAAGACCACGAAGAACAAGCGTCATTTGCGCGGTTCCGCGGCTGTCCATGAGACCAACATGGACTCCGTGCGCGCAATGCTGCCGTTCGCGTAA
- the infC gene encoding translation initiation factor IF-3 — protein MATDKSSHRINGEISAPEVRLVGVNNEPLGIVKLADAFRMSEQQDVDLVEIAPQAVPPVCRLMDYGKFKYQEAKKQHEAKLKQKVIQVKEVKFRPGTDDGDYNVKLRNLVRFLEDGDKTKITLRFRGREMAHQEIGMRMLERLRTDLDEVGQVEQMPKMEGRQMIMVLAPKKKK, from the coding sequence ATCGCTACTGATAAGTCGTCGCATCGCATCAACGGTGAAATCTCTGCACCCGAGGTGCGCCTGGTCGGAGTCAATAACGAACCGCTTGGCATCGTCAAACTTGCTGACGCGTTCCGTATGTCGGAGCAGCAGGACGTAGATCTGGTCGAAATCGCGCCGCAAGCCGTTCCGCCGGTTTGCCGGCTGATGGACTACGGCAAGTTCAAGTACCAGGAAGCGAAGAAGCAACACGAAGCCAAGCTGAAGCAGAAGGTTATCCAGGTCAAGGAAGTCAAATTCCGCCCGGGTACCGATGATGGCGATTACAACGTCAAGCTCCGCAATCTCGTTCGCTTCCTCGAAGACGGCGACAAGACGAAAATCACGTTGCGTTTCCGTGGCCGCGAAATGGCTCACCAGGAAATCGGTATGCGCATGCTTGAGCGCCTGCGCACCGACCTCGACGAAGTCGGTCAGGTCGAGCAGATGCCGAAGATGGAAGGGCGCCAGATGATCATGGTGCTGGCCCCGAAGAAAAAGAAGTAA
- the rplT gene encoding 50S ribosomal protein L20: protein MPRVKRGVTARARHKKVIKLAKGYRGRRNNVYRIAKQAVMRAGQYAYRDRRNKKRVFRALWITRINAAVRQHDMTYSVFINGLKKASIELDRKVLADMAVFDKAAFAAIVQQVKAAVAA, encoded by the coding sequence ATGCCTCGAGTCAAACGTGGGGTTACCGCACGGGCCCGTCACAAGAAAGTCATCAAGCTGGCCAAGGGTTACCGCGGCCGTCGCAACAACGTCTACCGCATCGCCAAGCAGGCGGTAATGCGTGCAGGTCAGTACGCGTACCGCGATCGCCGCAACAAGAAGCGTGTGTTCCGCGCGTTGTGGATCACGCGTATCAACGCGGCGGTGCGCCAGCATGACATGACGTACAGCGTGTTCATCAACGGCCTGAAGAAGGCATCGATCGAGCTCGACCGCAAGGTGCTGGCCGACATGGCTGTGTTCGACAAGGCTGCTTTTGCCGCGATCGTTCAGCAGGTGAAAGCCGCCGTTGCAGCCTGA
- the pheT gene encoding phenylalanine--tRNA ligase subunit beta has product MQFPESWLRTFVDPQLTTEQLSHALTMAGLEVEDLRPVAPPTSKIVVGRVLEVVKHPDADKLNVCQVDAGTGATLNIVCGAPNVAPGIKVPVALVGAQLPPAEEGGAPFAIKLSRLRGVESQGMLCSARELKLSEDHSGLLILPEDTPIGEDIRRALKLDDTIFEVKLTPNKADCLSVFGIARETAAITGAPLKPVEIKPAPVALNETLPVKISAPDLCGRFSGRVIRGVNARAKSPQWMVERLERSGQRSISALVDISNYVMLELGRPSHVFDLDKIHGSMDVRWGKRGESLKLLNGNTVEVDETVGVIADDRHIESLAGIMGGDSTSVTLDTTNIYLEAAFWWPDSIRGRSRRYNFSTDAGHRFERGVDYSTTVEHIERITQLILDICGGQAGPIDDQTVNVPKRAPVKMRVARAQRIIGVAIGADEIADIFMRLGLDYQRDGETFSVMPPPYRFDIEIEEDLIEEVARIYGFEKIPARPPVAKSEMRATNETRRSIHALRHALAARDYAETVNFSFVDAEWEHDFAGNRNPVRLVNPIASQLSVMRTTLFGSLINVLRHNLNRRADRIRVFEAGRVFLHDPKIAAGEMTVEGFAQPKMLGALAYGPVLEEQWGAATRAVDFFDVKGDVEALLSPALASAARFVKAEHPALHPGRSARIELDGRAVGWIGELHPRWMQKYDLPHAPILFEIEAEALMRRELPNPTEVSKFPPVRRDIAVVVDQKIEVQALLDELQKALSEDACKTVQRVALFDEFRPKSSTSGGLAAHEKSLAFRVTLQDTGGTLQDETVDLAIQTLVDRLARAYGARLRG; this is encoded by the coding sequence ATGCAATTTCCGGAATCCTGGCTCAGAACCTTCGTCGATCCGCAACTGACGACCGAGCAGCTGTCTCATGCGCTGACGATGGCCGGCCTCGAAGTCGAAGATCTGCGCCCGGTGGCACCGCCGACGTCGAAGATCGTGGTCGGCCGCGTGCTCGAGGTGGTCAAGCACCCGGATGCGGACAAGCTCAACGTCTGCCAGGTCGATGCGGGCACGGGCGCGACGCTCAACATCGTGTGCGGCGCGCCGAATGTCGCGCCGGGCATCAAGGTGCCGGTCGCGCTGGTCGGCGCGCAACTTCCGCCGGCCGAAGAGGGCGGCGCGCCGTTCGCGATCAAGCTGTCCAGGCTGCGCGGCGTCGAGAGCCAGGGCATGCTGTGTTCCGCACGCGAGCTGAAGCTTTCGGAAGATCACAGCGGCCTCTTGATCCTGCCCGAAGACACGCCGATCGGTGAGGACATCCGCCGCGCACTGAAGCTCGACGATACGATTTTCGAAGTCAAACTGACGCCGAATAAGGCGGACTGTCTGTCGGTATTCGGCATCGCGCGCGAAACGGCTGCGATTACCGGCGCGCCGCTCAAACCGGTCGAGATCAAGCCGGCGCCCGTCGCGCTGAACGAAACGCTGCCGGTGAAAATTTCCGCGCCCGATCTGTGCGGCCGTTTTTCCGGTCGCGTGATCCGCGGCGTGAATGCGCGCGCGAAGTCGCCGCAATGGATGGTCGAACGCCTCGAGCGTTCGGGCCAGCGCAGCATTTCGGCGCTCGTCGATATTTCGAACTACGTGATGCTCGAACTCGGCCGTCCGTCGCACGTGTTCGATCTCGACAAGATCCACGGGTCGATGGACGTGCGCTGGGGCAAACGCGGCGAATCGTTGAAGCTGCTCAATGGCAATACGGTCGAAGTCGACGAGACGGTCGGCGTGATTGCCGACGATCGCCATATCGAAAGTCTCGCGGGCATCATGGGCGGCGACAGTACGTCGGTTACGCTCGATACGACGAACATCTATCTCGAAGCGGCGTTCTGGTGGCCCGATAGCATCCGCGGCCGCTCGCGCCGCTACAACTTTTCGACCGATGCCGGGCATCGTTTCGAGCGCGGCGTCGATTACTCGACGACGGTCGAGCACATCGAACGGATCACGCAGCTGATTCTCGACATCTGCGGCGGGCAAGCGGGACCGATCGACGATCAGACCGTCAATGTGCCGAAGCGCGCGCCCGTGAAAATGCGCGTCGCGCGTGCTCAACGGATTATCGGCGTCGCGATCGGCGCCGACGAGATCGCGGACATCTTCATGCGCCTCGGCCTCGACTACCAGCGCGACGGCGAGACGTTCTCGGTCATGCCGCCGCCGTATCGCTTCGATATCGAAATCGAGGAAGATCTGATCGAGGAAGTCGCGCGCATCTACGGCTTCGAAAAGATTCCCGCGCGCCCGCCCGTTGCGAAGAGCGAAATGCGCGCAACCAACGAAACGCGCCGTTCGATTCATGCGCTGCGTCACGCGCTTGCCGCGCGCGATTACGCGGAGACGGTCAACTTCAGTTTCGTCGACGCCGAATGGGAACACGATTTCGCGGGCAACCGCAATCCGGTGCGGCTCGTCAATCCGATCGCGAGCCAGCTTTCGGTGATGCGTACCACGCTCTTCGGCAGCCTCATCAACGTGCTGCGCCACAACCTGAATCGCCGCGCGGATCGCATCCGCGTGTTCGAAGCCGGTCGCGTATTTCTGCACGACCCGAAGATCGCCGCGGGCGAGATGACGGTGGAAGGCTTCGCGCAGCCGAAGATGCTCGGCGCGCTCGCGTACGGGCCGGTGCTCGAAGAGCAGTGGGGCGCCGCGACACGCGCAGTCGACTTCTTCGATGTGAAGGGCGACGTCGAAGCGCTGTTGAGTCCCGCGCTTGCGTCGGCCGCGCGGTTCGTGAAGGCGGAGCACCCGGCGCTGCATCCGGGCCGCAGCGCGCGCATCGAGCTCGATGGACGCGCGGTCGGCTGGATCGGCGAATTGCATCCGCGCTGGATGCAGAAGTACGACTTGCCGCATGCGCCGATTCTGTTCGAGATCGAAGCGGAAGCGTTGATGCGACGCGAATTGCCGAACCCGACCGAAGTGTCGAAATTCCCGCCCGTGCGACGCGATATCGCGGTTGTCGTCGACCAGAAAATCGAGGTTCAGGCGCTGCTCGACGAACTGCAAAAGGCCCTGTCCGAGGACGCCTGCAAGACCGTTCAGAGGGTTGCGCTTTTTGATGAATTTCGTCCAAAATCAAGTACTTCCGGTGGGCTGGCAGCCCATGAGAAAAGCCTTGCGTTCCGTGTGACCTTGCAAGATACTGGGGGAACCCTTCAGGACGAAACGGTCGATCTGGCCATTCAGACCCTGGTGGATCGTCTGGCTCGAGCATATGGCGCACGGTTGCGCGGATAA
- a CDS encoding integration host factor subunit alpha produces MNEMNSSDFEALLTAQRSAMIRDIPTSSAGASAETPTLTKAELAELLFDNVGLNKREAKDMVEAFFEVIRDALEGGDSVKLSGFGNFQLRDKPQRPGRNPKTGEAIPIAARRVVTFHASQKLKAIVENGAEASLTR; encoded by the coding sequence ATGAATGAAATGAACTCGAGTGATTTCGAAGCCCTTCTTACGGCGCAGCGTAGCGCCATGATTCGCGATATTCCGACATCATCTGCCGGCGCGTCGGCTGAAACACCGACGCTGACGAAGGCCGAACTTGCCGAGTTGCTGTTCGACAATGTCGGGCTCAACAAGCGCGAAGCGAAGGACATGGTCGAAGCGTTCTTCGAAGTGATTCGCGACGCGCTCGAAGGCGGCGACAGTGTGAAGCTGTCGGGCTTCGGCAATTTTCAGTTGCGTGACAAGCCGCAGCGTCCCGGGCGCAATCCGAAGACCGGCGAGGCAATTCCGATTGCCGCGCGCCGCGTCGTCACGTTTCATGCAAGCCAGAAGCTGAAGGCGATCGTTGAAAACGGCGCCGAGGCAAGCCTCACGCGCTGA
- a CDS encoding RelA/SpoT family protein — translation MNTETSTSASASLPSFDDALAFVREHAGDVRLSTGESLADHAAGTAAIMCTLNVDPPAVLAAALFGLTPHLEDPERVIAAKFGDEVARLVTDVRKLLRLGTVSLRAAAQSAQPDTGGREAQAARRAQVEALRKMLLAFAQDIRVVLIRLASRLQSLRYYAAAKLAPPPDVARETLDVYAPLANRLGIWQLKWELEDLAFRFEEPVTYKRIAKLLDEKRAERETYIAEAIARLERELAAAHIRAEVSGRPKHIYSIWRKMRGKDLDFSELYDVRAFRVIVPDIKDCYTVLGIVHNLWQPVPREFDDYISRPKPNGYKSLHTVVIGDDGRAFEVQIRTQEMHQFAEYGVAAHWRYKEAGARGYGGQFSASGSYDEKIAWLRQLLAWKDDVSEREQGEDASGARDDEHDGESDDRDDRDPAGAGGAGGARDEAGAARQPWRHLRDATFDDDHIYTLTPQARVIPLPHGSTPLDFAYHLHSDLGHRCRGARVDGAMVPLNTSLQNGQTVEIVAVKEGGPSRDWLNPQLGYLRSSRARQKVRAWFNAVDSQENVANGRTLVEKTLQREGKTSVNLDQLAAKLGFKAPEELYAAVGKEEFSLRLIEQALNDAPPAEPEVEAPEQFEKRSSGASVAHGASTGVLVVGVDALLTQLARCCRPAPPDDIAGFITRGKGMSVHRSDCPTFLRMAARTPERVLQTTWSADVMSGRGQSVYPVDLAIEATDRQGLLRDISEVFAREKMNVIGVKTQSRRNAAYMLFTVEVSSASQIQRACTLLGEVTGVVRAARKG, via the coding sequence ATGAATACCGAAACCTCGACCTCCGCTTCCGCTTCCCTGCCATCGTTCGACGACGCGCTCGCGTTCGTGCGCGAGCATGCGGGCGACGTGCGGCTGTCGACGGGAGAATCGCTCGCCGATCACGCGGCGGGCACGGCCGCGATCATGTGCACGCTCAACGTCGATCCGCCGGCGGTGCTGGCCGCGGCGCTGTTCGGCCTGACACCGCATCTCGAAGATCCGGAGCGCGTGATCGCCGCGAAATTCGGCGATGAAGTCGCGCGGCTCGTCACCGACGTGCGCAAGCTGCTGCGTCTGGGCACGGTGAGCTTGCGCGCCGCCGCGCAGAGCGCGCAGCCCGATACCGGCGGCCGCGAAGCCCAGGCCGCGCGCCGCGCGCAGGTCGAAGCGCTGCGCAAGATGCTGCTCGCGTTCGCGCAGGACATTCGCGTCGTGCTGATCCGCCTCGCGTCGCGCCTGCAATCGCTGCGCTACTACGCGGCCGCGAAACTCGCGCCGCCGCCGGACGTGGCGCGCGAAACGCTCGACGTATACGCGCCGCTCGCGAATCGCCTCGGCATCTGGCAACTGAAGTGGGAGCTCGAAGATCTCGCGTTCCGCTTCGAGGAACCGGTCACCTACAAGCGCATCGCGAAGCTGCTCGACGAGAAGCGCGCCGAACGCGAAACCTATATTGCCGAAGCGATCGCGAGGCTCGAGCGCGAGCTCGCGGCGGCGCATATCCGCGCCGAGGTCAGCGGGCGGCCGAAACACATCTACAGCATCTGGCGCAAGATGCGCGGCAAGGACCTCGATTTCTCCGAGCTCTACGACGTTCGCGCGTTCCGTGTGATCGTGCCGGACATCAAGGATTGCTACACCGTGCTCGGTATCGTGCACAACCTGTGGCAGCCGGTGCCAAGAGAGTTCGACGACTACATTTCGCGGCCGAAGCCGAACGGCTACAAGTCGCTGCATACGGTCGTGATCGGCGACGACGGTCGCGCGTTCGAAGTGCAGATCCGTACGCAGGAGATGCATCAGTTCGCCGAGTACGGCGTGGCCGCGCACTGGCGCTACAAGGAAGCGGGCGCGCGCGGCTACGGCGGACAGTTCAGCGCGAGCGGATCGTACGACGAGAAGATCGCCTGGCTGCGGCAACTGCTCGCGTGGAAAGACGATGTGTCGGAGCGCGAGCAGGGCGAGGACGCAAGTGGCGCACGCGACGATGAACACGATGGCGAAAGCGACGACCGCGACGACCGCGATCCCGCCGGCGCGGGCGGCGCGGGCGGCGCGCGCGACGAAGCGGGCGCGGCGCGCCAGCCGTGGCGTCATTTGCGCGACGCGACGTTCGATGACGATCACATCTACACGCTCACGCCGCAAGCGCGCGTGATTCCGTTGCCGCACGGTTCGACACCGCTCGATTTCGCGTATCACCTGCATAGCGACCTTGGGCATCGCTGCCGCGGCGCGCGCGTCGACGGCGCGATGGTGCCGCTCAACACCTCTCTGCAAAACGGACAGACTGTTGAAATCGTCGCGGTGAAGGAGGGCGGTCCATCGCGCGACTGGCTGAACCCGCAGCTCGGCTATTTGCGCAGCAGCCGCGCGCGGCAGAAGGTGCGCGCATGGTTCAACGCCGTCGATTCTCAGGAAAACGTCGCCAACGGGCGCACGCTCGTCGAAAAGACGTTGCAGCGCGAAGGCAAGACGTCCGTCAATCTCGACCAGCTTGCCGCGAAGCTCGGCTTCAAGGCGCCGGAAGAACTGTATGCGGCGGTCGGCAAGGAAGAGTTCAGCCTGCGCCTCATCGAGCAGGCGTTGAACGATGCGCCGCCTGCCGAGCCCGAAGTCGAAGCGCCCGAGCAGTTCGAAAAGCGCAGCAGCGGCGCGAGCGTCGCGCACGGTGCGTCGACGGGCGTGCTCGTGGTCGGCGTCGATGCGCTGCTCACGCAACTCGCGCGCTGCTGCCGTCCCGCGCCGCCCGACGACATCGCAGGCTTCATCACGCGCGGTAAGGGCATGTCGGTTCATCGCAGCGACTGCCCGACGTTTTTGCGCATGGCGGCGCGCACGCCGGAACGCGTACTGCAGACCACGTGGTCCGCGGATGTGATGAGCGGCCGTGGTCAGTCCGTGTATCCGGTCGATCTCGCAATCGAAGCGACTGACCGGCAGGGCTTGCTGCGCGACATTTCCGAAGTGTTCGCGCGCGAGAAAATGAACGTGATCGGCGTGAAGACGCAATCGCGCCGTAACGCGGCTTACATGCTGTTCACAGTCGAGGTGTCGAGTGCCTCGCAGATTCAACGCGCGTGCACGCTGCTGGGCGAAGTGACGGGCGTGGTGCGCGCTGCGCGCAAGGGTTGA
- the thrS gene encoding threonine--tRNA ligase, with protein MVSIRLPDGSVRQYDHPVTVAEVAASIGPGLAKAALGGKLDGELVDTSALIDHDASLAIVTEKDADGLDIIRHSTAHLLAYAVKDLFPDAQVTIGPVIDNGFYYDFSYSRPFTPEDLQKIEQRMQELARKDEPVSRRVVSRDEAVEYFKSIGEKYKAEIIESIPASEEIKLYSHGGFTDLCRGPHVPSTGKLKVFKLMKLAGAYWRGDAKNEQLQRIYGTAWTKKEDQDAYLHMLEEAEKRDHRKLGKQLDLFHMQDESPGMVFWHPRGWTLWQQVEQYMRRRVNDAGYLEIKTPMIMDRSLWEASGHWQNYRENMFTTESEKRDYAIKPMNCPGHVQVFNHGLRSYRDLPLRFAEFGSCHRNEASGALHGLMRVRGFVQDDAHIFCTEDQFISESIAFNTLAMSVYKDFGFDQVDIKLSLRPDARAGTDETWDRAEEGLREALRACDVQWEELPGEGAFYGPKVEYHIKDALGRSWQCGTLQLDMVLPERLGAEFVAEDNSRRRPIMLHRAIVGSMERFLGILIEHHAGAMPAWLAPLQVVVMNIAESQAEYAKNLAHSLQKQGVRVEADLRNEKISYKIREHTLQKVPYLLVVGDKERDAQTVAVRARGGVDLGVMPVDAFSERLRQEVQTFQ; from the coding sequence ATGGTCTCGATACGTCTGCCAGATGGTTCAGTTCGACAGTACGATCACCCCGTGACGGTCGCCGAGGTCGCGGCCTCGATCGGTCCTGGTCTTGCGAAGGCCGCGCTCGGTGGCAAGCTCGACGGCGAACTCGTCGATACGTCCGCGCTGATCGACCATGATGCGTCGCTCGCCATCGTCACGGAGAAAGACGCGGATGGCCTCGACATCATCCGTCATTCGACGGCGCATTTGCTTGCGTACGCGGTCAAGGATCTGTTCCCCGACGCGCAAGTGACGATCGGGCCGGTCATCGACAACGGGTTCTACTACGACTTTTCGTATAGCCGTCCATTTACGCCTGAAGATCTTCAGAAGATCGAGCAGCGTATGCAGGAACTCGCGAGGAAAGACGAGCCCGTGTCGCGGCGTGTCGTGTCGCGCGATGAGGCAGTCGAGTACTTCAAGAGCATTGGCGAGAAGTACAAGGCCGAGATCATCGAATCGATTCCCGCAAGCGAAGAGATCAAGTTGTATTCGCATGGCGGCTTCACGGATCTGTGCCGCGGCCCGCACGTGCCGTCCACGGGCAAGCTCAAGGTCTTCAAGCTCATGAAGCTCGCAGGCGCGTACTGGCGCGGCGATGCGAAGAACGAGCAATTACAGCGTATTTACGGCACGGCCTGGACGAAGAAGGAAGACCAGGACGCGTATCTGCACATGCTCGAAGAAGCGGAAAAGCGCGACCATCGCAAGCTCGGCAAGCAACTCGATCTGTTCCACATGCAGGACGAGTCGCCGGGCATGGTGTTCTGGCATCCGCGCGGCTGGACGCTGTGGCAGCAGGTCGAGCAATACATGCGCCGCCGTGTGAACGACGCCGGTTACCTCGAGATCAAGACGCCGATGATCATGGACCGGTCGCTGTGGGAAGCATCGGGCCACTGGCAGAACTACCGCGAAAACATGTTCACGACGGAATCGGAGAAACGCGACTACGCGATCAAGCCGATGAACTGTCCTGGTCATGTGCAGGTGTTCAATCACGGCCTGCGTTCGTACCGCGATCTGCCGCTGCGTTTCGCGGAATTCGGTTCGTGCCATCGAAATGAGGCATCGGGCGCGCTGCACGGGTTGATGCGTGTGCGCGGCTTCGTGCAGGACGATGCCCATATTTTTTGCACGGAAGACCAGTTCATCAGCGAATCGATCGCGTTCAACACGCTCGCGATGAGCGTCTACAAGGATTTCGGCTTCGATCAGGTCGACATCAAGCTGTCGCTGCGCCCGGACGCGCGCGCCGGTACGGACGAAACGTGGGACCGCGCGGAAGAGGGCTTGCGCGAGGCGCTGCGCGCGTGCGATGTGCAATGGGAAGAGTTGCCCGGCGAAGGCGCGTTTTACGGTCCGAAGGTCGAGTACCACATCAAGGATGCGCTCGGCCGGTCGTGGCAGTGCGGCACGCTGCAGCTCGATATGGTGTTGCCGGAGCGGCTTGGCGCCGAATTCGTCGCCGAAGACAACAGCCGCCGGCGGCCCATCATGCTGCATCGTGCAATCGTCGGATCAATGGAGCGTTTTCTCGGAATTCTGATCGAGCACCATGCCGGTGCGATGCCCGCATGGCTCGCACCTTTGCAAGTCGTGGTGATGAATATCGCTGAAAGTCAGGCTGAATATGCGAAAAATCTTGCCCATTCGTTGCAAAAACAAGGGGTTAGAGTCGAGGCCGATTTGCGCAACGAGAAAATAAGCTATAAAATACGCGAGCACACGCTGCAAAAGGTCCCGTATCTGCTGGTCGTCGGCGACAAAGAGCGTGATGCGCAAACGGTAGCCGTGCGTGCCCGTGGCGGTGTCGATCTGGGTGTGATGCCAGTCGATGCCTTCAGCGAGCGTCTGCGTCAGGAAGTGCAGACGTTCCAATAA
- a CDS encoding alpha/beta hydrolase — translation MLDPSLLGRLSFTHAEPSKGPLPPGRHRLGLAEDRDAVLFVPDGLSESSAPVPLFIMFHGAGGFPEKVLPFIEPHAQQHRFLVLAPHSTYPTWDIVIGGNGPDLERLHQALTEVTSRYRVDRRHLAFAGFSDGASYALSIGITNGDIASHVIAFSGGFFSIFIQEGAPKVLIAHGLEDEQLPIASSGRANAAKLKAAGYDVQYIEFNGLHAIQPPVVERAVAFFLQQRTA, via the coding sequence ATGCTCGATCCGTCGTTGCTAGGCCGTCTGTCGTTCACGCACGCCGAGCCGTCCAAAGGCCCGCTGCCACCGGGGCGTCACCGCCTTGGCCTTGCCGAAGATCGCGACGCCGTACTCTTCGTGCCCGACGGTCTGAGCGAAAGCAGCGCCCCCGTCCCGCTCTTTATCATGTTCCACGGCGCGGGCGGCTTCCCGGAGAAAGTGCTGCCCTTCATCGAGCCACATGCGCAGCAACACCGCTTTCTCGTGCTCGCACCGCATTCGACCTATCCGACCTGGGACATCGTAATCGGCGGCAATGGCCCCGACCTCGAACGGCTGCATCAGGCGCTGACCGAAGTCACTTCGCGCTATCGCGTCGACCGTCGCCATCTGGCCTTCGCGGGATTTTCCGATGGCGCAAGCTACGCACTGTCGATCGGTATCACGAACGGCGATATCGCGAGCCACGTGATTGCGTTTTCGGGCGGCTTCTTCTCGATCTTCATCCAGGAAGGCGCACCGAAAGTGTTGATCGCGCACGGCCTCGAAGACGAGCAGTTGCCGATTGCCTCGAGCGGCCGTGCGAATGCGGCGAAGCTCAAGGCCGCGGGCTACGACGTGCAATACATCGAGTTCAACGGACTGCATGCGATTCAGCCGCCGGTCGTCGAGCGCGCGGTAGCGTTCTTTCTGCAGCAGCGCACGGCATGA
- a CDS encoding RidA family protein has product MAVIRHHVGKRLSEIAVHNGTVYLAGQIAEDTDQDIGGQTREVLGHVDRLLAEANSDKSHLLSVQIFITDMAQFAGMNAVWDEWVAQGATPPRATVEARLANPKCLVEIVVVAAQRS; this is encoded by the coding sequence ATGGCAGTCATTCGTCATCACGTCGGCAAGCGCCTGTCGGAAATCGCCGTGCATAACGGCACTGTGTATCTGGCCGGCCAGATCGCCGAAGACACCGATCAGGACATCGGCGGCCAGACGCGCGAGGTGCTCGGTCACGTCGACCGTCTGCTCGCCGAAGCGAACAGCGACAAATCGCATCTGCTGTCGGTGCAGATTTTCATTACCGACATGGCGCAATTCGCCGGCATGAACGCGGTGTGGGACGAATGGGTCGCGCAAGGCGCGACGCCGCCGCGCGCGACCGTCGAAGCGAGGCTCGCGAACCCGAAGTGCCTCGTTGAAATCGTCGTGGTGGCTGCGCAGCGCAGCTGA
- a CDS encoding MerR family transcriptional regulator yields the protein MTATIEKVVLPPIPAKRYFTIGEVSELCGVKPHVLRYWEQEFTQLRPVKRRGNRRYYQHHEVLLIRRIRELLYEQGFTINGARNRLDSHGGAQREADEREEAEAPVVTQSMATVDVDQLRKELLHVIDLLGH from the coding sequence ATGACAGCGACGATCGAAAAAGTCGTCTTGCCTCCGATTCCCGCCAAGCGCTATTTCACGATTGGCGAAGTGAGCGAACTCTGCGGCGTGAAGCCGCATGTGTTGCGCTACTGGGAGCAGGAGTTCACGCAGTTGCGGCCGGTCAAGCGGCGCGGCAATCGTCGGTACTACCAGCATCATGAAGTACTGCTGATTCGTCGGATTCGCGAGTTGCTCTACGAGCAGGGCTTCACGATCAACGGCGCGCGCAATCGTCTGGATTCGCATGGCGGCGCGCAGCGCGAAGCGGATGAGCGCGAAGAGGCTGAAGCACCCGTCGTTACGCAGTCGATGGCGACTGTCGACGTCGATCAGTTGCGCAAGGAGTTGCTGCACGTGATCGATCTGCTCGGGCATTGA